GAGGTGACCTGCCGTCAACCTGCCGAGCTGGCGATCGAGGAAGGCGGCGAGGGACTCGGCGTCCACGACATGGGTCTCCGGCAGCGGGCCTGCGTCCCTGGAGCGCAGCGTCGAGAGGATCTGGCGCAGATCCTGTGCCGCGGAACCGCATTCGTCGGCGATCTCCTGCAGCTGGTCGCGCATGCCGTCGGTGGCGTCGGGCTCCCAGGCGGCCATGTGGGCACGCATGGACGCGTGGGACAGGGTCTGGGCGACGGTGTCGTGCAGTTCGCGTGCGAGCTCGAGCCGCAGGTCGAGCAGCTGCCGCTCCGCGCGCTCCCGCTCCAGCTGGATGAGCGCCTCCGCCTTGTGCCAGAGGATGCCGGCGCCGACAGCGAGGGCGGCGAGCACCACCAGCACCGTGCTGCTGGCGATCAGTTCCTCGGTGGAGCGGCTGCTGTGCAGACCCTGGGTCACGAAGGCGGCGGAGCCGACGACGCCCAGAATCCACGGCCAGTACGTCAGCTGCAGCCTGACCGCCGCGAACACGTTGATCGCGAAGGAGAGGGCCGCCGGGCCGAGGTACTGCCCGGGAACCGAAAGAAGCGCAAGGAGCGCGCCGGCACTGATCGCGGCGGCGACACGCGGGAAGCGCCCGGACAGGGCGGCTCCCACGCAGACCGAGAGATTCAGGACCCAGGCGTGGGGAGGGGTCGGCAGACCGAGCATCGTGCCGATGACCAGCCCGAGGACCAGCAGGGCGAGGGCCGGTTCCAGCCAGACGGACGCCGGCCTCCGTGTCTGGTCGGGTTGGCCATCCATGGCGCGCAGTCTATAGAGCCGGCGCCCCTCCGGGCCGAATCGGGTCAGAAGCAGACGCGGAACAGGCGGCAGAGCCAGGTCGAAGTCGGCTTGAGGGTGTTGCGGACGGTCTGCGGTGCCACCGTCAGGGTGAGAAGGGCGCTGTAGGGGCGGCGTCAGCGAGAAGCTCGACCATTTCGGGGTTCCTTTCACTCGTACACCCAGAGGGTATGTACGGTGAGGGCGTCTGTGCACCCATGAACCGCCTGCGGGTCAACTTTCGGCGATAGTCGTGGCCGAAAGTTGACTTGTGTGTCGACTTCAGTCTTCGACGAGGCGCCACTGATAGGCCAGCGCTGCTAGCGCGGCACGGTTCGGGCGTTCGTAACGCAGCAGCAGCCGGCTGACGTAGGTCTTGATGGTGCCCACCGCCAAGTGCATCTCTTCCGCGATCTCGGCGTTGCTGAGGCCGCGTCCGATGAGGCCGAGGAGCTTCCGGTCGCCCGGGGAGAGGTCGGCCGGCGCGGCGGCCCTGTCGAGCGTGTCGCGCAACAGGCTGGCGACCAGCTTGGGTGAGACCAGCGCATCCCCGGAGTAGGCGCTGCGGATGCCGTGGATGATGAGGGCGGGAGAGTCGGTCTTGAGAAGGAAGCCCGAGGCTCCCACCTGGATCGCACGGGTCAGGGTCCTGTCGTCCCCCAGCGCGGTGAAGCACACGGCCTTCGCGTTGATGGGCGGCGACGTGACGCGGCGGGTCACTTCGATGCCGTCGAGACGGGGCATGTGGATGTCGACCAGCACGACGTCCGGGCGCAGTTCGGCCGCCATGGTGACGGCCTCCGCGCCGTCCGTGGCCATCCCGATGAGCGTGATGTCGGGTGTGCGGGACAGATAGTTGTCGACGGCGCGTCGCGCGAGCGGGTCGTCCTCGGCCAGCAGAACCCGGATCGGAGCATCGGCGTCAGTCATGCACGTCACCCTAGTGGGCGAGGTGTCACCGCGGCGCCCCGTCGCCGGTATCGCCCGGGCCGTCTAGGCTTCGGTGCGTGCGGGATGAACGGGCAGGGATCGGTTACGGCGTCGCTGCCTACGTCCTCTGGGGTGCGTTCCCCCTCTATTTCGTCCTGTTCGCCCGCTCGGGCCCGGTCGAGATCGTCGCCCACCGCGCGCTGTGGTCGCTGGGCTTCTGCGTGCTGCTGCTGGCGGGCACCAGGGGCTGGGCCTCGCTGCGGGAGGCGCTCGCCAACCGCAAGGTGGTCGGCGCGCTCGCGGTCGCGGGCGTGCTCATCGCAGTCAACTGGACGACCTATGTCTACGGCATCAGCGTCGGCAGGACACTGGACGCCGCGCTCGGCTACTTCATCAACCCTCTGGCCGTGGCCCTCCTCGGCATCCTCGTCCTCGGCGAGCGGCTCAGCCGGCTCCAATGGGTGGCGATGGGGTTGGGGGCGGCGGCCGTCGCCGTCCTCGTCGTCGGCTATGGCGACGTTCCCATCATCGCGCTCACGCTGGCTGTGTCGTTCGGCCTCTACTCGCTCGTGAAGAAAATGGCGGGGGCCTCGGTGGCACCCGTGCCGGGCCTGGCGATCGAAACCGCGGCGATCGCGCCCGTGGCGCTCGGCTACCTCGGGTGGTTGTCGGTCACCGGCCAGGCCACGATGGGCCCGCCGACTGCGTACTGGCTGCTGCTGGCGAGCACTGGCGTGGTGACGGCGGTGCCGTTGCTGCTGTTCGCGGCTGCGGCGCGGCGGGTGTCGATGGTGACCATCGCAATCCTCCAGTACCTCGCGCCGATCGGGCAGTTCCTGCTGGGGTGGCTGGTCTTCGACGAGCCCATGCCGCCTGCGCGGTGGGCCGGATTCGCGCTCGTCTGGGGCGCCGTGGCGGCCTTCGTCGTGGACGCCGTCATCCGCCAGCCGAGGCCGAGCGGCACCGGCGGGTTTGCCCGCAGGGCGTGACACGGGGAGACTGGGTCAGTGCTGCAGGTGAAGGACATCGAGGTGCGGGCCGCCGCCCGGCTACTGCTCGCCCCCATCAGTTTCCAGGTAATTCCGGGTGATCGCATCGGGCTGGTCGGGCGGAACGGGGCCGGTAAGACGACCCTCACTCGCATCCTGGCAGGTGAGGGGCTGCCCGCCGGAGGCACCGTCAACCGGTCCGGCCAGCTCGGCTATCTGCCCCAGGATCCCCGGTCCGGCGACCCCGAGCAGATCGCCCGCGACCGGGTGCTCGGGGCCCGCGGACTCGATCAGGCCATGCGCCGGATGCGTCGGGCCGAGGAGACCATGGCCACCGCGGGCGGATCCACCCGGCAGGAGGCGATGGACGCGTACTCCCGAGCCGAGGCGGCCTTCGTCGCGGCCGGCGGCTACGCCGCGGAGTCGGAGGCGGCCCGCATCGCCGCGAACCTCGGCCTTGCCGATCGGGTGCTCGGTCAGCCGCTCAAGACGCTCTCCGGTGGGCAGCGGCGCCGCATTGAGCTCGCCCGCATCCTGTTCTCCGATGCCGACACGCTGCTGCTCGACGAGCCCACCAACCACCTCGACGCCGACTCGGTCGTGTGGCTGCGGAGCTACCTGCAGACGTACCCCGGGGGCCTCATCGTCATCTCCCACGACACCGAGCTGCTCGACGCCGTCGTGAACAAGGTGTTCCACCTCGACGCCAACCGGGCAGAGCTCGACATCTACTCGATGAACTGGAAGCGCTACCTGGCCCAGCGGGAGACCGACGAGAAGCGTCGCAGACGTGAACTTGCCAACGCCGAACGCAAGGCCGGCCAGCTCATGGCGCAGGCCGACAAGATGCGGGCGAAGGCGACCAAAGCCGTCGCCGCCCAGAACATGGCCAAACGGGCCGAGAAGCTCCTGGCGGGCGTCGAGGGCGAGCGGGTGCAGGACCAGGTGGCCCGGATCCGGTTCCCCGAACCCGCCCCGTGCGGAAAGACCCCGCTGCGGGGCTTCGACCTCAGCAAATCGTACGGGTCGCTGGAGGTGTTCACCGCCGTCGACCTTGCCATCGACAAGGGCTCGAAGGTCGTCATCCTCGGGCTCAACGGCGCGGGAAAGACGACGATGCTGAGGATCCTCGCCGGCATCGAGGATCCCTCCTCAGGGCGGGTGGAACTCGGCCACGGCGCCCGCGTCGGCTACTACGCGCAGGAACACGAGACCCTCGAGGTCGCGCGCAGCGTGCTGGACAACATGAAGTCGTCGTCGCCGAACCTGAACGACACGGACGTGCGGAAGGTGCTCGGCTCGTTCCTGTTCAGCGGCGACGACGTCGAGAAGCCCGCCAAGGTCCTCTCCGGCGGCGAGAAGACGCGGCTGGCGCTGGCGATGCTCGTGGTGTCGGCGGCCAATGTGCTGCTGCTGGACGAGCCGACCAACAACCTGGACCCTGCCTCCCGGGCGGAGGTGCTCAACGCCATCCGCACCTACGCCGGCGCCGTCGTGCTGGTCACGCACGATCCCGGCGCCGTCGCCGCTCTGGAGCCCGACCGGGTGCTCGTGCTGCCGGACGGCGTCGAGGACCTGTGGTCGGACGACTACGCGGAGCTGGTCGATCTCGCCTGATCCGGCCGGACGATATGAGCAGATGATCAGTTTTTCTGCTCGATCGCTCGGCGAGGGGGGCGGCCCCGGGCGGCGGCGCCTAGGCTCAGGGTGTGGCACGAATCAGTTTTGGTACCGGTGGCTGGCGCGCGATCATCGGCGATGAGTTCATCCGCGCGAACGTGAGGCTGCTGGCTGCGGCCCTCGCCGAACGCATGCGTGACGAGGGCACGGCGGGCGAGGGGATCGTGATCGGGTACGACCGCCGCTTCCTCTCCGACGTCGCGGCCGAGTGGGCCGCGGAGGTGTTCGCCGGCTACGACATCCCCACCCGGGTGATCCGCGTCGCGCAGGCGCCGACCCCGCTGATCATGTGGACCGTCAAGGACCTCGACCTGCCGTACGGCATGGCCATCACCGCCTCCCACAACCCCGCCCTCTACAACGGCATCAAGGTCTTCACCCGCGGCGGCAAGGACGCGGACGAGGACGTGACGGGCGACGTCGAGCGCCGGATGGGCCTCCTGGAGGGGCCGACGGAGGACGAGATCCCCAGCGTCCCCTACGCGCGGGCGCTGTCGACCGGGGCCATCGAGGAGATCAACACCTTCAACGGCTACATCGACTCGATCATCGCGCAGGTGGACATGGAGGCGATCCGCAGCGCGGGTCTCAAGGTGGCGCTCGACCCGATGTTCGGTGTCTCGAAGACGTCGCTGCAGACCATCCTCATGACGGCGCGCGTCGACGTCGAGGTCATCAACGACCGCCACGACACCCTCTTCGGGGGCAGGCTGCCGTCGCCGACCACCCACACGCTGCAGGCGCTGAAGCGCTACGTGGTGGAGAACGGCTGCGACCTCGGCATCGCGACCGACGGCGACGCCGACCGCATCGGCATCATCGACGACCTCGGCAACTTCCTGCACCCGAACCAGCTCCTGGTGATCCTCTACTGGTACCTGCTGCAGTACAAGGGCTGGACGGGCCCCGTGGTCCGCAACGTGGCCACCACCTCGCTCCTCGACGACCTGGCCGCCCGTTTCGGCGAGCAGGCCTACGAGGTGCCCGTCGGCTTCAAGTGGATCTCGGGCAAGATGCTGGAGACCGACGCGATCATCGGCGGCGAGTCCTCGGGCGGCCTGACGGTGCGCGGCCACATCGCAGGCAAGGACGGCATCTACGCCGCGGCGCTGCTGGTGGAGATGATCGCCGTCGTCGGCAAACCCATGAGCCAGATCTACGCCGAGATCACGGGCCAGTTCGACCCGCACTACATGGCCGAGACGGACTTCGCGTTCGATCCAGAGCGCAAGCCCGAGATCCTTGACACGCTCATGGTGCGGCGCGAACTGCCCGCCTTCAGTGAGCCGGTGGTCAGGACCTCCTACGAGGACGGCTGCAAGGTCTACTTCGCCGACGGCTGGATCATCGCGCGCTTCTCGGGCACCGAGCCCCTGCTGCGGATCTTCTGCGAACTGCCGACGCAGGAGCGGGCCGAGCGCTGCTGCGACGAGTTCCGGGCGTTCCTGGGGCTCTGAGGCTCAGCGCCCTGGCCGCACCCGGCCGACCGTCGCCGCCCACGGCGCCATCGTCTCCGTCCTCGGTCCCCCGAGCAGCGGCTCCACGTGGCCGTCGAAGCGGGGACGGTGCAGCGGCCGGGGCGTGATGTTGCACTCGATGAGGAACCGGTCGTCGCCGAGGAACCGCTCGTAGGCGAGGTAGCCGCGCCGCTCCGGCCGCACCCAGCGGATCCCGCCGGCCGTCAGAGCCCGGTTGGCCCTGCGCAGCCGGATCAGGTCGCGGTGCCAGGAGTAGACGGAGTCGGGGTCGGCCGCCTGCTCCTGGGCGCTGAACCCCGTCGCGCGATCGGTCCCCGCCAGCCACGGCTCCCCGGTGGTGAACCCGCCGTCGGGGGTCCACCGCATGGGCACCCGGGCGTGGTCGCGGGTGCCGGCCAGGATCTCCGCCCACGCCTCCGCCGCACCCCGCCCCTCCGCGAGCAGCGAGGCGTACCGGTTGAGGGTCTCCACGTCACGCATCTGCGCCGGGCCGCTGAAGGCCTGGTCCACCGCGGCCAGTTCCTGTCCCTGGAACAGGAACGGCGTGCCGCGCATCGTCAGCTGGATCGTCGCGAGCAGCTTGCCGACCGCGGTGCGCACGTCCGGGTCCGACTCGGCGCCTCCGGCGAACTTGCTCAGCATCCGCGGGTTGTCATGGTTGTCGAAGAAGACGGCGAGCCAGTCGGCGTCCGTGAGCCGCGACGAGTAGCCGAGGAAGTAGCGCTTGAGGTATTCGGGGTCGTAGCGGTACGCGTCCCAGCGCGTGTGCCCCGGCGTGTCCAGCACGTCGAAGTTGAACACCAGGTCGAGCCGGTCCTGCCCGGCCGCGCTCAGCATCCGGCCCAGCTCGACGCCGATGCCTGGCGTCTCGCCGACCATGACGCCCACCTCGTCGGGGGGCAGCGGATCGCCGAGGGTGCCGTCGGGCAGCCGTCGCCGCGGGGTCGAGGCGGGCGCCGTCCGGCGGGTGAAGCCGTCGCGGCGCAGCCCCTCCAGGAACTCGCCGAGCCGCGGGCCGTAGAAGTACGTCTCGACGCCGGTGAACTCCATCAACTGCCCCACGAAGGCGTTGCCGTCCGGGAGGCCCTCGGGCTTGGAGATGTAGTTGATGACGTCGAGGCGGAACCCGTCGATGCCGCGATCGAGCCACCAGGCGACGATGTCGGCCACCTCGCGACGGACGGCGGGGGTGTCCCACCGCAGGTCCATCTGGCCGGGCGCGAACAGGTGCAACGCCCACCGCTCGATCTCGGGAAGCCAGCGCCACGCGGAGCCGGAGAAGAACGAGAGCCAGTTGTTCGGCGGCGCGTCGGGGGTGCCCTCGACGAGGAAGTAGTACCGGCCGTACGGTCCGTCGGGGTCGGCGACGGCGCGGCGGAACCACTCGTGCTCCGCCGAGGTGTGGTTGACGACCAGGTCGAGGATGATCCGCATGCCCCGCTCGTGGCAGCCGGCGATGAGTTCGTCGACGTCGGCGAGGGTGCCCATCTCCGCCATGACGGCGCGGTAGTCGCGCACGTCGTAGCCCATGTCCTCGTTGGGGGAGTCGAAGATGGGCGACAGCCACAGGCAGTCGACGCCGAGGTCGGCCAGGTGGTCGAGATGGTCGATGATGCCGCGCAGGTCGCCGACGCCGTCGCCGTCCGAGTCGGCGAAGGAACGGGGGTAGACCTGGTAGAAGACAGCCTCCCGCCACCAGGGCGACTCCGCGGGCGCGTCGACCGGGGGAGCGCCCGGCTCGGTGTTGGCCAGGGAGATGACCGCGTCGACCAGCCCCGGCCCGGCGAAGCGGCTGGCGAGCCGGTCGACGACGCCGAGCGGCAGCCCGCCGACGGCACGGACCAGGCCCTTCGGCAGGCCGGTCTGCAGCAGCAGCTTGTCGAGCGCGTCACGGCCCGTCGGGGTGGCGTAGACGTCGCGGATCCTGCTCGACCGCGTCAACGGTTCAGGCATCGGCCCTCCTCCTGGTGAGTTCCGCGAGGATGGCGGCGTAGCGCTCCTCGTCGAGCACGTACTTTGCCCGCATCACCAGGTAGCTGACGACCACGAGCAGCATGGGGACCACCATCATCGACATCCGGAACAGCCAGGCGTGGCCGGGCGTGACGTCCGCCGCCGACGTCGCCGTGTCCAGTCCGGTCCACAGGACAGTGGCGCCCACGACGGCGACCGCGAAGGCGTTGCTCAGCTTGTAGATGAACGGCTGGATCGAGAAAGTGACCGACTCGTTGCGGCGGCCGAGCTTCAGCTCGCCGTACTCGACGCTGTCGGCGATGAACATCACCATGAGCAGCTGGATCATGCCCTGCCCGGAGAACAGGAGGACCCCGGCCACCCCCGTCACCGGCAGCGAGGTGCCGGCGAACAGGAAGACGACGTAGCCCGCCGCCATGAGGGCGCTGGCGAGCAGGTGGATCTGGCCGCGCCGCAGCCGCTTCGAGATGAGCGGGAAGCAGACGAGCGCCGTGATCTGCGCGACGGCGAGGATGGCGGCGAAGATCGAGTAGGCGCCCTCGTCGCCGACGATGTACTTGAAGTAGTAGACGCCCAGCGACGTGGTGATGCCGTAGCCCGTCATGAACAGCACCATCGACAGCGTCACCCAGAGCAGCTGGTCGTTGCGGCCGATGACGCCGAACAGTTCGAGGACGCGGGTGCGCTCCGGCTCCTTGGCCGTGACCTGCTCCTTGGCGAAGATCAGCGTGATGGCCTGGAAGGCCAGCATGACGACCGCCAGCACGCACACGACGGCGAACCAGGCGGCCTCGTCGGAGCCCAGGACGGGTGCCAGCGCGCTGGTCACCGGCAGGATGCCCACGACGACGGCGAAGAGCCCGATGTTGGCGCAGATGCGGGCGACGGCGCCGACGCGCTCCCGCTCCGCCTGGTCCTCCGTCAGCGCGGGCAGCATCGACCAGAAGGAGATGTCGTTGATCGTGTACGACACCTCGTAGACGAGGTACACCACGGTGAACAGCACGACGTAGCCCCAGCCGCGGACGCCGAGGTCGGCGAACATCAGCAGGCTCGCCCCCGCCCAGGCCACCGCGCCGAGCAGGATCCAGGGCTTGAACTTGCCCCACCGGCTGCGGGTGTTGTCGACGACGACGCCCATGAACGGGTCGTTGACGGCGTCGAAGATCCGCATCGCGACCATGACGCCGCTGATGGCCGCGAACTGGGCGCCCGAGATGTCGAGGACGTCGCTCAGGTAGAACATGAGGAACATCGACACCAGCGCGGCGAGGCCGTCGCGCCCGAGCGTGCCCAGCCCGAAGGCCCAGCGGTTCATGCGTCGTCGCCGTACGGGGTGGGGTCCTGGAAGCCGGTGATGAGCTTGGCCGACAGCTTCTCCTGCTCGTCGAGGAGGGAGGCCAGCGCCGCGTGCAGGTGCGGGTCGGCCGGCGCGACCTCCGCCTCTGCGGCGATCAGCACCGCGCGGCGCATCAGTTCCTTGAAGAACGACGCCGTCCGCGCGTCGCTGCGATGGGCCACCTCGTCCAGGGCGGCATCCGTGAAGGGCACCGCGCCCCGGTACAACTCCAGCAGCCGGCGGCGCTCCCGCTCACCGGGCAGCGGGATCTCGACGGCGAGGTCGACGCGCCCCGGCCGCTGCGCGAGCGCCTCCTCCAGCACGTCGACCCGGTTCGTGGTCAGCAGGAACGCGACGTCAGCGTCGGAGTCGAGCCCGTCGAGGGCGTCGAGCACCTCGAACAGCAGCGGGCGGGCGCCCGCCCCGAAGCCGCGGTCCATCGCCACCAGGTCGCAGTCCTCGAGGACGACGATGGAGGGCTGCAGGTTGCGGGCCATGGCGGCGGCCAGTCCCACCAGCGACAGGGTCTCCCCGTGCAGCACGAACACCGTGTGGCCGGTGGTGGCGCCCAGCAGGTGCCGGACCGTGTGGGTCTTGCCCGTGCCGGGCGGCCCGTAGAGGAGGACGCCGCGTTTCAGGTGCTGCCCCCAGCGGCGCAGCGCCTCGGCGTGCGCGGCGATGCCGGTGACGTGCCCGGTGATCCGCTCCAGCAGCCCCTCCGGCAGCACCACGTCGGAGGCGGGAAGGTCGGGGCGCGGCAGGAAACGGTAGCCGTCGCCCTCACCCTCGAAGCCGATCAGGTCGAGCGTGATCACGTTGCCCCGGAGCACGGAGTGCTCGGTGGCGAGCCGCCCGACCTCCTCGATGAGTTCGCCGGCCAGTTCGGTGTCGGGGGAGAGCACCTCCAGCACCGCCACCCCGGTGCCGGTCAGCTGGTTGCGGCGTCGCTGCAGCACGGCCACCGGCACGTCGCGGTACCGGAACAGCCGCAGCCCCAGAGCGATGGCGCGGCGCGTGGAGTCGGGGCCGGTCGGCACGTTGGCCCAGTCGACCGGCCCGGTCGGCAGCCTCGCCCAGGGGGAGGACACCATGTCGGCCAGCGACATGTGCTGGCGCTGATCGCCGCCGCCGATGCCGAGCAGCTGCGCGTCGGGGCCGGCGAGGAGCTCGAGGGCGACGTCGTAGTCGGCGTAGCGGTGGTGGGGCACCTCGCGGGCCACCGTCGACATGGAGCCGGCGCTGGCGCCGAGGAAGCCGCTGAGCGCGTCGGAGAGCTGGGGCAGGGCACCCGTGGGCGCGGCGGAGGCCGCCAGCTCGTTGAGGCGTTGGAAGGCGGCGAGGAACCCGCGCAGATCATCGGCGTCGACACTCATGGCCACACCCTAGGGGGTGGCGGGGCGTCAGCGGCGGAGCGTCACGACGTCGACGGCGACGGTGACGCTGGCGGCCTCTGGGGCGGCCGGGACGGTGTGGAACGCGTTGGGGCCCATGGCGATCAGGTCGGCGACCTGATCTCCGGTGAGGTCCAGCCGGTAGCGGACCTCCTCGACGTCGGCGCTCCACGCCGGCCACGCCGCGGCGATCGCGGCCGCCTTGTCGCCAGGAACGTCGAGCAACCCATGGCGGGAGCGGAGCTCGCCGAGATGCTCGGCGGCCGGGACGGCGACGACGAGGCGCCCCGTCGGGGCGAGGAGCCGGTCGAACTCCGCCGGGTTGCGCGGGGCGAACACGCACAGCAGGGCGTCGACGGCCCCGTCGGGTAACGGCAGCCCCGCCCAGGTGTCGGCCACGACGGCGGCGGCGCGCGGATGACAGCGGGCGGCCCTTCTGGCGGCGGCGGGGGAGACGTCGGTGGCCAGCCCCTCCGCGTCCGGGGCGGCGTCGAGCGCGGCGGCCAGGTAGTGGCCGGTGCCGGCCCCGACCTCGAGGATCCGCCGTGCCCCCGCGGCGCCGCGGGCGACCGCGGCGGCGATGGGCGCGTAGTGTCCGCCGCCCAGGAACCGGTCGCGGGCGGCGACCATGGCCGGGGTGTCGGCGTTGGCGGGGGCTGCGTGCCCCAGGAGGTTCACGTACCCCTGCCGGGCGATGTCGAAGCTGTGGCGGGCCGGGCAGACGAGCGCGCCGTCACGCCGGCTCAGCGGGGCGCCGCACCGCGGGCAGACGAGCCAGCCCAGCGCGCTCACGCGGCGGCCTTCGCGCTCGCCTTCCGCCGGTCGCGGATGTCGGCGCGCACCAGCACGCCGACGCCGATGACGCCGACGACGGTGAAGGCGAACCACTGCAGCGCGTAGCTGAGGTGTGGGCCCTCGCTGAGATCGGGCGGGGGTACCGGCGTGAGTCCGCCGACATCCGCCGGGGTCGATTCGCTGAGCGCGATGAACCCGTCGAGGAGGTCGAGCCCGAGGCTCTGTCCCAGCGCCTCGGAGCTGATGAGACGGATCTGCCCCTCGTGCGGCTCCATGGCGATGGAGTCGCCGCGCTCGTTGCGGCGCACGTAGCCCGTGACGGTGACCTCGCCGGGCGTGACGGCGGGCACGTCGCCGTCGGGGCGCGAACCCTCCCGTTGCAGGAAGCCACGGTCGACCAGCAGGTGGTCGCCAGCGTCGGTCTGCAGCACGGCCACCACCTCACTGCCGTAGGCGCCGTCGAGGGAGCGGTAGCGGACCTGGAACTGCTCGGGCAGGTAGGTGCCGGTCGCCGTGACCTGGAACCACTGGTCGTCGTCGCCGATGGGGCCACCCATCACCTGTCCATAGGGCTGGACCGGCATGTCGCGGTGGGCGACGACGATCGCGTTGGCGGCCCTGCGCTCGTCGAGGCGGGACAACTGCCAGCGGCCGAGCATCACGAACGTGACGGCGAGGACGGTCGCCAGCACCCCGAGTGCGATCCAGCGTCTTGCTTGACGGCTCAACGCTCGTCCTCCTCGATGGTTCCCGGCAGTACCTCGCCGGCGGGTAGGGCAGGCCTGTCCGCGCCGTCCTCCGGTGGGAGGGTGGCGGGCGGCCGGTGGTCCACATTGTTGGCCAGGAGCACGGCGATGGCCGGCAGCACCGCCGCGGCGATGAGCGTGGCGACCTTCCACCAGCCGGGCACGATGAGGAAGGCGATGAAGCACGCGGTGCGGACCGCCATCGTCAGGATGTAGCGACGCTGTCGCTCCTCCAGGTCGAGGCTGTGGCTGCGACCGGCGGTGGTGATCAGAGCGGCATCCCTGCTCTTCGGCATGCGTCCAGCTTAGTCCGGTGCGCCACAGCCTCGCGCCTCGTCGTTTCGCAGGAACGGGCGATGCGACGGGAAGGTCCCAGGCCTGCGGTAGGTTGTCGCCGTGTCGAATGCATCTCGTGTTGTCCTGGTCACCGGTGGCTCGAAGGGGATCGGTCGCACCATGGCCGAGGCCTTCCGCGACGCGGGGTACCGTGTCGCCGCGACCTACCGTTCCGGTGGCGTCCCTGACGGTGTCCTGGGCGTCGCCTGCGACATCACCGACCAGGGGCAGGTGGACCACGCGTTCGACACAGTCGAGGCCGAACTGGGCCCCGTCGAGATCCTCGTCGCCAACGCGGGCGTCACGAAGGACACGCTCCTCATGCGGATGTCGGACGACGATTGGCAGCAGGTCATCGACACCAACCTCACCGGCACCTTCCGGGTGGTGCGCCGCGCCAGCCGCCCGATGATGCGGGGCCGCTTCGGCCGCGTCATCCTCATCTCCTCGGTCGTCGGCCTGCTCGGCTCGGCGGGGCAGCTCAACTACGCGGCGTCGAAGTCGGCGCTGATCGGCATGGCCCGCAGCCTCACCCGCGAGCTGGGCAGCCGCAACGTCACAGCCAACGTCATCGCTCCCGGCTTCATCGCCACCGACATGACGGCCGTGCTCGACGAGGCGACGATCGCCGACTACACCCGGCGGATCCCCGCCGGCAGGCTCGGCGCCGTCGACGACGTTGCCGCGGCCGCGCTCTACCTGGCCAGCGACGCCGCAGGCTACGTCTCCGGCGCCGTGCTGCCGGTCGACGGCGGCCTCGGCATGGGCCACTGACACCCCACGATCCCGGAACAGAAGGAAGCACCATGGGTCTGCTCGACGGCAAGAACATCCTGATCACCGGCGTCACCATGCGCACGTCCATCGCGTACGCCGCGGTGGAGATCGCGCAGCGCGAAGGGGCCAACGTCGTGGTCTCCGCTGCGGGCCGGGCCGTGGCGCCCGCCCAGCGGGCCATCGCGCGCCTGGAGCAGGTGCCGCCGCTCATCGAGGTCGACGTGACCGACCCGGACCACCTGGCCGCGTTGCCGGAGCTGCTCGGGCAGCACATCAACGGAGGCCTCGACGGCATCGTCCACTCCATCGCGTACGCCGATCCGGAGAAGGCGCTGGGCGGCGCGTTCCTCAGCACCGACTGGGACACGGTCGCCAACGCGCTCCACATCTCCGCCTACTCGCTGCAGTCGCTCACCATGGCCGCCAGGCCCGTCCTCAACCGGGGCGCCTCCGTCGTCGGCCTGACCTTCGACGCCACCGTCTCGTGGCCGGCGTACGACTGGATGGGGGTGGCGAAGGCCGCGCTCGAGTCGACCTCCCGCTACCTCGCCCGCTACCTCGGCCCGGACGGCATCCGCGTCAACCTGGTGGCCGCCGGCCCCGTCGACACCGTCGCGAAGAAGGCCATCC
The DNA window shown above is from Tessaracoccus defluvii and carries:
- a CDS encoding DUF3099 domain-containing protein codes for the protein MPKSRDAALITTAGRSHSLDLEERQRRYILTMAVRTACFIAFLIVPGWWKVATLIAAAVLPAIAVLLANNVDHRPPATLPPEDGADRPALPAGEVLPGTIEEDER
- a CDS encoding SURF1 family cytochrome oxidase biogenesis protein, which codes for MSRQARRWIALGVLATVLAVTFVMLGRWQLSRLDERRAANAIVVAHRDMPVQPYGQVMGGPIGDDDQWFQVTATGTYLPEQFQVRYRSLDGAYGSEVVAVLQTDAGDHLLVDRGFLQREGSRPDGDVPAVTPGEVTVTGYVRRNERGDSIAMEPHEGQIRLISSEALGQSLGLDLLDGFIALSESTPADVGGLTPVPPPDLSEGPHLSYALQWFAFTVVGVIGVGVLVRADIRDRRKASAKAAA
- the fabG gene encoding 3-oxoacyl-ACP reductase FabG, giving the protein MSNASRVVLVTGGSKGIGRTMAEAFRDAGYRVAATYRSGGVPDGVLGVACDITDQGQVDHAFDTVEAELGPVEILVANAGVTKDTLLMRMSDDDWQQVIDTNLTGTFRVVRRASRPMMRGRFGRVILISSVVGLLGSAGQLNYAASKSALIGMARSLTRELGSRNVTANVIAPGFIATDMTAVLDEATIADYTRRIPAGRLGAVDDVAAAALYLASDAAGYVSGAVLPVDGGLGMGH
- the fabI gene encoding enoyl-ACP reductase FabI, producing the protein MGLLDGKNILITGVTMRTSIAYAAVEIAQREGANVVVSAAGRAVAPAQRAIARLEQVPPLIEVDVTDPDHLAALPELLGQHINGGLDGIVHSIAYADPEKALGGAFLSTDWDTVANALHISAYSLQSLTMAARPVLNRGASVVGLTFDATVSWPAYDWMGVAKAALESTSRYLARYLGPDGIRVNLVAAGPVDTVAKKAIPGASSFNDIWAERAPLSWDSSDAVPSAKAIVALLSDWFPATTGEMVHVDGGLHSTGA